Genomic window (Mycolicibacterium smegmatis):
ATGGTGTGCCTGCCGCGGAACCGGCCGCGCCCCACCGGACTCGACAGCGCGTCCGCCTGGTAGCCGTCGTAGCGCCACTGGTCGGTGTGGGCGTACCAGTAGGAGGTTCCGGCCATCTGGCGCGGCGGCCGTGACCAGTCGGTGGCCATCGCCATGGTCGCCCACCCGGTGACCGGCCGGCATTTCTCCTGGCCGACGTAGTGCGCCCAGCCTCCGCCGTTACGGCCCATCGACCCGGTGAGCAGCAACAGCGTCAGCACCGCGCGGTAGGTGGCGTCGCCGTGGAACCACTGGCAGATGCCCGCGCCCATGATGATCATCGAGCGTCCGCGGGTTTCCTCGGCGTTGCGGGCGAACTCGCGTGCCACCCGGATCGCCTGGGCGGCAGCCACTCCGGTGATCGGTTCCTGCCACGCCGGGGTGTAGGGGCGCGTCGCGTCGTCGAAACCGGTCGGCCAGTCCCCTGGCAGACCCGGCCGTGCCACGCCGTACTGGGCAAGCATCAGATCGAAGACCGTGCACACGCGGTGCTCACCGACGCGCCGGACCGGGACGCCGCGCACCATGGTCTCGCCGTGCCCGTCGAGCGTGTCGAACCGCGGCAGCGTCACCTCGGCGGTCTCACAGGTGTCTGCCGCCACCGTGAGAGCGGGTACCAGGTTCTCCAGGTCCAGATTCCAGTTGCCCAGGCCGCTCTCGCCGAACCGGAATCCCAGGGAGCCCTGCGGGATCGCGATGCTGTCGCTCGCGCTGTCGAGCAGGGCCGGCTTGAAGGCTGCGTTCTCCTGCGCCGCCACATCCGGGGTCAGATCCGCCGCGGTGAGGTTCTTGCCGGGCACCAGCGCACCGTCGCGTTCCTCGAGTTTGACCAGGAACGGCAGGTCGGTGAAACGGCGCGCAAAATCGGTGAAGTACGGAACCTCGTTCTGCACAAAGCACTCCGAGAGGATCACGTGCCCCATCGCCATGGCCAGCGCACCGTCGGTGCCCGCGGCGCACGGCATCCACTCGTCGGCGAACTTGGTGTTGTCGGCGTAATCCGGGCTCACCGAAACGACTTTCGTGCCGCGGTAGCGCACCTCGGCCATCCAGTGCGCATCCGGGGTGCGGGTGACCGGAACGTTGGAGCCCCACATCATCAGGTACGCCGCGTCCCACCAGTCGCCCGACTCCGGGACATCGGTCTGATCGCCGAAGACCTGCGGCGAGGCCACCGGCAGATCGGCGTACCAGTCGTAGAACGAGGCCATCACGCCGCCGATCAACTCGACGAACCGCGAGCCCGCGGCGTGGCTGACCATCGACATGGCCGGGATCGGCGAGAACCCGGCGATCCGGTCGGGTCCATAGGTCTTGATGGTGTGCACGTGCGCAGCCGCGATCATCTCGGTGGCTTCTGCCCAGCTCACCCGCACCAGACCGCCCTTGCCGCGGGCACTTTGGTACCGGCGTCTGCGTTCCGGGTCGGCCTGGATGTCGGCCCATGCCAGCACGGGGTCACCGAGCCTGGCGCGTGCCTCGCGGTACATCTCGACGAGCACGCCGCGCGCGTACGGATAGCGCACGCGCGTCGGCGAGTACGTGTACCAGGAGAACGCGGCGCCGCGCGGGCAGCCCCGCGGTTCGTACTCCGGACGGTCGGGACCCACGGACGGGTAGTCGGTCTCCTGGGTCTCCCACGTGATGATCCCGTCCTTGACGTAGATCTTCCACGAGCACGACCCGGTGCAGTTGACGCCGTGCGTCGAGCGCACCACCTTGTCGTGGCTCCACCGGTCGCGGTAGAACACGTCTCCCTCACGCCCACCTTGGCGAGAGACGGTGCGGAGGTCGGGCGAGAACGTGCCAGGCGTGAAGAATCTCCCGCTACGTTGCAGCAGTTCTTCCACACGTCCGCCGACACGTGGTTGGCGGTCAGCGGTCGATCTGGTCACTTCGGACTCCCCCTCTGCCCGGTTCGTGCGCGTGCAGCCGCAGCGCGGTGTAGGCGAACGCGACCAGCGCGGTCGCCACCAACAGCAGCAGGCCCACGGTGTAATCGTTGTCGGCGGCGTCGTAGGTCGCGCCCATCACCAGCGGCGGGAAGTAGCCGCCCAAACCTCCTGCGGCCGCGACGATCCCGGTGACCGATCCGACCGACTGAGCCGGCGCACGGCGCGCGACCCACGCGAACACGCCGCCGGTGCCGACGCCGAGGAAGATCGCCAGCGTGATGAACGTGGTGGCCGACCACACATCCGGCGGCGGCTGGAACACCGCGACGAAAGCCAGCAGCGCGGTTCCCGCGAACGACGCGAGTACGACGTACTTGGGCGGGATTCGGTCCGACAGCGCG
Coding sequences:
- a CDS encoding nitrate reductase subunit alpha — protein: MTRSTADRQPRVGGRVEELLQRSGRFFTPGTFSPDLRTVSRQGGREGDVFYRDRWSHDKVVRSTHGVNCTGSCSWKIYVKDGIITWETQETDYPSVGPDRPEYEPRGCPRGAAFSWYTYSPTRVRYPYARGVLVEMYREARARLGDPVLAWADIQADPERRRRYQSARGKGGLVRVSWAEATEMIAAAHVHTIKTYGPDRIAGFSPIPAMSMVSHAAGSRFVELIGGVMASFYDWYADLPVASPQVFGDQTDVPESGDWWDAAYLMMWGSNVPVTRTPDAHWMAEVRYRGTKVVSVSPDYADNTKFADEWMPCAAGTDGALAMAMGHVILSECFVQNEVPYFTDFARRFTDLPFLVKLEERDGALVPGKNLTAADLTPDVAAQENAAFKPALLDSASDSIAIPQGSLGFRFGESGLGNWNLDLENLVPALTVAADTCETAEVTLPRFDTLDGHGETMVRGVPVRRVGEHRVCTVFDLMLAQYGVARPGLPGDWPTGFDDATRPYTPAWQEPITGVAAAQAIRVAREFARNAEETRGRSMIIMGAGICQWFHGDATYRAVLTLLLLTGSMGRNGGGWAHYVGQEKCRPVTGWATMAMATDWSRPPRQMAGTSYWYAHTDQWRYDGYQADALSSPVGRGRFRGRHTMDVLASAAAMGWSPFFPQFDRSSLDVADEARAAGQEIPAYVAAKLADGSLTLAVTDPDNPANWPRVLDVWRANLLGSSSKGNEYFLRHLLGTTSNLQAAPNGVRPSSVTCTDDIPEGKLDLLMSIDFRMTSTTLLSDVVLPAATWYEKADLSSTDMHPYVHAFSPAVDPPWETRSDFEAFGAIARAFSTLAARHLGVRTDVVLGTLQHDTPGAMAYPSGTEHDWRAAGETPVPGRTMGPLAVVERDYGAIAQKWAALGPLVEGLGVTTKGVTTHPTREVAELGAKCGVMDSGAAQGRPAVTTGERMADVILALSGTSNGRLAVEGFAELERRTGRKLVHLALGSEERRITYADAQARPVPVITSPEWSGSETGGRRYAPFTVNIEELKPFHTLTGRMHFYVDHDWLEELGEQLPVYRPPLDMARLFGESRLGADGAGGVGLTVRYLTPHSKWSIHSEYQDNLFMLSLSRGGPTMWMSPGDADKIAVRDNDWVEAVNRNGVLVCRAIVSHRMPDGVVYVYHAQERTIDVPLTETTGTRGGIHNSLTRLLIKPSHLAGGYAQHAYAFNYLGPTGNQRDEVTVVRRRSQEVTYR